The following proteins are co-located in the Gloeocapsa sp. PCC 7428 genome:
- a CDS encoding VOC family protein: protein MAFEFDHLFICTDVGADEANRLASFGLIEGSSNTHPGQGTANRRFFFHNAILELLWIHNPEEAKSEPLAPTCLWERWRDRNNGACPFGFCLRCTDSGDTVAFSSWVYRPPYLPETDEYRVGTNSDVLTEPMLFQIPFGQRPDHYPAENSQPLNDSVGLREITRVELVSPAANSLSPEMQAMVNTNQLKVRLGTEYFVELGFDDEQQGKQADFRPELPLAISW from the coding sequence ATGGCATTTGAATTCGACCATCTTTTTATTTGTACTGATGTCGGGGCTGATGAGGCGAATCGTTTAGCATCATTCGGTTTAATTGAAGGCTCGTCTAACACCCATCCTGGGCAAGGTACAGCCAATCGCCGTTTTTTCTTTCACAACGCCATTTTGGAACTGTTATGGATTCACAATCCTGAAGAAGCCAAATCTGAGCCACTTGCTCCCACTTGCCTTTGGGAACGGTGGCGCGATCGCAACAATGGTGCTTGTCCGTTTGGTTTCTGTCTGCGCTGCACGGATTCGGGAGATACTGTTGCTTTTTCCAGTTGGGTATATCGTCCACCTTATCTACCTGAAACGGATGAGTATCGGGTAGGAACAAATAGCGACGTGTTGACTGAACCAATGCTTTTTCAAATTCCATTTGGTCAACGTCCAGATCATTATCCTGCTGAGAACTCACAACCTCTCAACGATTCTGTAGGGTTACGCGAAATAACTCGTGTAGAATTAGTGAGTCCTGCTGCGAATAGCCTTTCGCCAGAGATGCAAGCAATGGTTAACACGAATCAACTCAAAGTTCGTTTAGGAACAGAATATTTTGTAGAACTTGGTTTTGATGACGAACAGCAAGGAAAACAGGCAGATTTTCGACCTGAATTACCGCTTGCTATCAGTTGGTAA
- a CDS encoding SBBP repeat-containing protein — MVLTPDPGSTLGTAYGLSTLSGRSDVLSDAVGTSDPNDYFRFSLSASSSSLRVLLSGLSANADLQVIRDANFNRTVDPGEVISSSTRTGTASEQINLSNLAAGDYYVRVYQVSGDTNYNLTLVSDAAGATMATARNIGTPPTNFTNTYRDFVGNTGTGVTDTADVYRFNVTTRSNLNAFLTDAGTNANVQLLNSNGNFIQSALNGFDGATPAQTIARFINPGTYFLRVTPTGTNSTNYTLKIATPPISSSLEWVKQLGTTSNFDNATDVAVDGSGNTYVVGYTTGQLLGNNAGFADGFLAKYNSGGTLQWIREIETRTNDYVNAVAVDGSGNVYIGGKGSSAAVAANVSGDAFIAKYDGNGNQTWLRRLGATIGLGGLAQVNDLTVDAAGNLYVTGRTANSGSTNFDAFVGKYRTSNGATQWFKRVGTPNSNAWDEGYGIAVDRTGAVYISGQTAGNLGTTNAGSYDAFLIKYNSTGTQQWIRQFGLSSNDSGNGVAVDASGNVYVTGNSFGNLGGTGTGQSYLTKFGSNGSRLWTTQFGGNLPTGASDVKVDASGNIYVAGASQNSFGSTSYGTWDAYFLQFNSNGVMQQGTTLGTTSTDSASDIALDSLGNVYITGTTFGTLADASAGGTDVFVAKF; from the coding sequence ATGGTTCTTACCCCAGATCCAGGTAGTACGCTGGGTACAGCTTATGGACTTTCAACACTAAGTGGTAGAAGTGATGTGTTGAGTGATGCAGTCGGCACATCTGACCCCAACGACTATTTTCGGTTCAGTCTTAGTGCATCGAGTAGTAGTCTGAGGGTGTTATTAAGTGGCTTGAGCGCAAATGCCGATTTGCAAGTCATACGCGATGCGAACTTTAATCGAACTGTTGATCCAGGCGAAGTCATTAGTAGCTCAACACGCACTGGTACAGCATCCGAGCAGATCAATCTCTCAAATTTGGCAGCAGGTGACTACTATGTTCGAGTTTACCAAGTTAGTGGTGACACAAACTATAACCTGACATTAGTTTCCGATGCTGCGGGTGCAACAATGGCAACAGCGCGTAACATAGGAACACCTCCTACAAACTTTACCAATACTTATAGAGATTTTGTCGGAAATACAGGAACAGGAGTTACTGACACAGCAGATGTTTATCGCTTCAATGTGACAACTCGCAGCAATTTGAATGCGTTTCTAACCGATGCAGGAACCAATGCGAACGTTCAACTTCTAAACAGTAACGGTAATTTCATTCAGAGTGCGCTCAACGGGTTTGATGGGGCAACTCCAGCACAAACGATCGCTCGATTCATCAATCCAGGTACTTACTTTCTGCGCGTGACTCCGACGGGTACAAACAGTACCAATTACACACTCAAAATTGCTACGCCTCCAATAAGTTCTAGCTTAGAGTGGGTCAAGCAGTTAGGTACAACTTCTAATTTTGACAACGCAACAGATGTAGCGGTAGATGGTTCTGGTAATACTTATGTTGTGGGTTATACCACTGGTCAGTTACTAGGTAATAATGCAGGTTTTGCGGATGGCTTTCTGGCAAAGTATAACAGTGGCGGTACGTTACAGTGGATTCGAGAGATTGAGACTCGGACTAACGATTATGTTAATGCGGTTGCGGTAGATGGATCTGGCAACGTCTACATTGGGGGAAAGGGATCGAGTGCTGCTGTTGCTGCTAATGTCTCTGGAGATGCTTTTATTGCCAAGTATGATGGCAATGGTAATCAAACTTGGTTACGACGACTTGGCGCAACGATCGGGTTGGGTGGACTTGCGCAAGTCAACGATCTCACTGTAGATGCTGCGGGTAATCTCTACGTAACAGGAAGAACCGCGAATAGTGGTAGTACCAACTTTGATGCTTTTGTTGGCAAATATCGCACGAGCAATGGTGCAACGCAATGGTTTAAGCGTGTAGGAACTCCAAATTCTAATGCTTGGGATGAAGGATATGGAATTGCTGTCGATCGCACAGGTGCAGTCTACATTAGCGGACAAACTGCGGGAAATCTAGGTACGACAAATGCGGGAAGCTATGATGCTTTCTTAATTAAGTACAACAGCACGGGTACTCAGCAATGGATTCGCCAATTTGGTCTAAGCAGTAATGATTCGGGCAATGGAGTTGCCGTTGACGCGAGTGGTAATGTGTATGTTACAGGCAATTCTTTTGGCAACCTAGGCGGTACAGGAACCGGTCAAAGTTACTTGACCAAATTCGGTAGCAATGGATCGCGCCTTTGGACAACTCAATTTGGGGGAAATTTGCCTACTGGTGCATCTGATGTCAAAGTTGACGCCAGCGGTAACATCTATGTAGCTGGTGCGAGTCAGAATTCATTTGGTAGCACGAGTTACGGAACTTGGGATGCTTATTTCTTGCAGTTTAACAGTAATGGCGTGATGCAACAGGGAACAACGCTTGGGACAACTTCTACAGATAGCGCGTCTGATATTGCTTTGGATAGCTTAGGGAATGTCTATATTACTGGTACTACGTTTGGGACACTCGCAGATGCAAGTGCAGGTGGTACAGATGTCTTCGTTGCTAAGTTTTAA
- the recN gene encoding DNA repair protein RecN, translated as MLICLRIENFALIDQLELDFGAGLNVLTGETGAGKSIILDAIDAALGGKVSSRVIRTGTSRALVEATFKLDAKMISWLTAQEIELIDEDCIVCSREMTTTGGNLRSRSRVNGILVNRQLMAELRDRIVEITAQGQTVQVGQPAQVRDWLDAYGGKAHFQQREIVTAAFADYQQAKNVLEKRRQSERDRLQQLDLLTYQVQELKTANLTEADEFEQLEQERQRLSHVVELQQLSYQVYQALYQNDDDAPAGADLLAQSEAKLTDMVQYDAQLQPILDLVSEALAAVTEAGRQINAYGESLEADPQRLVEVEERIRELKQICRKYGPTLPDAIAYYQKIAAELEELNSSEYSVEALEQQEQKYLQKLNQACHKLTDLRQTAAAQLEARLIAELKPLAMEKVQFQVEVSATSPTAMGADKITFLFSPNPGEPLQPLTAIASGGEMSRFLLALKSCFSEADATETLIFDEIDVGVSGRVAQAIAEKLHQLSQHNQVLCVTHQPLVAAMADRHFRVDKHVVEETSATTADLRTIVRVTALDNFTTRREELATLAGGKSAHDAIAFAESLLTQAAQRRVLL; from the coding sequence ATGTTAATCTGCCTGCGGATCGAAAACTTTGCGTTGATTGACCAGCTAGAACTAGACTTTGGCGCTGGTTTAAATGTATTAACGGGCGAAACTGGTGCAGGAAAATCAATTATTTTGGATGCGATCGATGCGGCGTTGGGCGGTAAAGTTTCTAGTCGCGTGATTCGCACCGGAACAAGTCGGGCGTTGGTAGAAGCAACGTTTAAACTCGACGCGAAGATGATTTCTTGGTTGACGGCGCAAGAAATTGAGCTAATCGATGAAGATTGTATTGTCTGTAGTCGCGAAATGACGACAACCGGCGGTAACCTCCGTAGTCGCTCGCGAGTTAATGGTATTCTTGTCAATCGTCAATTGATGGCAGAATTGCGCGATCGCATCGTCGAAATTACCGCACAAGGGCAAACAGTACAAGTTGGACAACCCGCGCAAGTTCGTGATTGGCTGGATGCTTACGGTGGTAAGGCGCATTTTCAACAGCGCGAAATTGTTACCGCAGCTTTTGCAGATTATCAGCAAGCAAAAAACGTCCTCGAAAAACGGCGACAATCAGAACGCGATCGCTTGCAACAACTTGATTTACTTACATATCAAGTCCAAGAACTCAAAACCGCAAATCTCACCGAAGCGGATGAATTTGAACAACTCGAACAAGAACGCCAGCGTCTCAGTCACGTTGTCGAGTTGCAGCAATTGAGTTACCAAGTTTACCAAGCTTTGTATCAAAACGACGATGACGCACCTGCGGGTGCTGATTTACTTGCGCAATCGGAAGCAAAGTTAACCGATATGGTACAGTATGATGCGCAGTTACAGCCGATTTTAGATTTGGTAAGTGAAGCTTTAGCCGCTGTCACCGAGGCTGGGCGACAAATTAATGCTTATGGTGAAAGTTTAGAAGCCGATCCGCAGCGACTTGTTGAAGTTGAAGAACGCATTCGCGAACTCAAGCAAATTTGTCGGAAGTATGGTCCGACATTACCCGATGCGATCGCTTACTATCAAAAAATCGCCGCCGAATTAGAAGAACTCAATAGCAGCGAATACTCGGTTGAAGCTTTAGAACAACAAGAACAAAAATATCTCCAGAAATTAAATCAAGCTTGTCATAAATTAACCGATCTGCGTCAAACTGCGGCAGCACAACTCGAAGCGCGGTTGATTGCAGAACTTAAACCCTTAGCAATGGAAAAGGTACAGTTCCAAGTGGAAGTATCGGCGACATCTCCTACGGCGATGGGCGCAGACAAAATCACGTTCTTGTTTAGCCCAAACCCAGGCGAACCATTACAACCGCTAACGGCGATCGCATCAGGGGGTGAAATGAGCCGCTTTTTATTAGCATTAAAGTCGTGTTTCTCCGAAGCTGACGCTACAGAAACATTGATTTTTGACGAAATTGATGTCGGCGTTTCCGGAAGAGTCGCACAGGCGATCGCCGAGAAATTACATCAACTGAGTCAACACAATCAAGTATTATGTGTGACGCACCAACCTTTAGTCGCCGCAATGGCAGATCGACATTTTCGTGTCGATAAACACGTGGTTGAGGAGACGTCGGCGACAACTGCTGACTTACGGACAATTGTTCGCGTCACTGCGCTTGATAACTTCACAACTCGCCGCGAAGAACTCGCAACGCTTGCGGGTGGCAAATCAGCACATGATGCGATCGCGTTTGCTGAATCGCTACTCACTCAAGCTGCACAACGTCGCGTACTTTTGTAG
- a CDS encoding DUF2808 domain-containing protein: MNLLNPSVLLSTTLILMTGISGITPRVAQAVQLRGTVYFVQPPDLVAATTTFKGVSAWGATYYFTVNVPANAGEPLQRVTITQRDGSDNIRFKLDDTRAFEGTRDRRGTQLTLGEVTRDRETRTVNVTFDPPVAPGRTITIGLRPVRNPLFSGVYLFGVTAFPPGEKAHGQFLGFGRFHFYGNDRPFFLWR; encoded by the coding sequence ATGAATTTGCTAAATCCGAGTGTTTTACTTAGCACAACACTCATCTTAATGACAGGAATAAGTGGAATCACTCCACGAGTGGCGCAAGCAGTTCAGTTGAGAGGTACAGTTTACTTTGTACAGCCACCAGATTTAGTTGCTGCGACAACGACATTCAAAGGCGTTAGCGCTTGGGGTGCAACATACTACTTCACAGTTAATGTTCCAGCGAATGCTGGTGAACCGCTGCAAAGAGTCACAATTACGCAACGAGACGGAAGCGATAATATCCGCTTTAAACTTGATGACACCCGTGCGTTTGAAGGAACACGCGATCGCCGAGGTACACAATTAACTTTAGGCGAAGTCACGCGCGATCGCGAAACGAGAACTGTTAATGTCACATTTGACCCGCCAGTTGCGCCAGGAAGAACAATTACAATCGGCTTACGTCCTGTCCGCAATCCGTTATTCTCTGGCGTTTATCTTTTTGGCGTTACAGCGTTTCCCCCAGGCGAAAAAGCCCACGGTCAATTTCTCGGCTTTGGGCGGTTTCACTTCTACGGTAACGATCGACCGTTTTTCTTATGGAGGTAA
- a CDS encoding YkgJ family cysteine cluster protein → MATWRCVKQCGACCNLDPAERPDIEDYLSPAELELYLSMVGADGWCINYNHVTRECRIYPNRPRFCRVEPAIFQDMYDILPEELDDFAIECCQQQISGVYGDRSLEMLRFEQAIKD, encoded by the coding sequence ATGGCTACCTGGCGTTGTGTAAAGCAATGTGGAGCCTGCTGTAATCTTGACCCAGCAGAGCGTCCAGATATTGAAGATTATTTATCACCCGCAGAACTCGAACTCTATTTGAGTATGGTTGGTGCAGACGGCTGGTGTATCAACTACAACCACGTGACACGCGAATGCCGCATTTACCCAAATCGTCCGCGCTTTTGCCGCGTAGAACCTGCAATATTTCAAGATATGTACGACATTCTCCCAGAAGAATTAGATGATTTTGCCATCGAATGCTGTCAGCAGCAAATTAGTGGCGTTTACGGCGATCGCAGCCTGGAAATGTTGCGCTTCGAGCAAGCTATTAAAGACTAA
- a CDS encoding TMEM165/GDT1 family protein, with translation MDWNLLGLSFITVFLSELGDKSQLAAIALSGRSQFPRAVFLGTAAALLLTSLLGALAGGWAAELLPVKTTKILAAVGFTFLGIRLWYNSELSHNEEN, from the coding sequence ATGGATTGGAATTTACTTGGGCTAAGTTTTATCACGGTATTTTTATCCGAACTCGGCGACAAAAGCCAATTAGCGGCGATCGCCCTCAGCGGACGTTCTCAATTTCCCCGTGCAGTCTTTCTGGGGACAGCAGCCGCGCTATTATTAACTAGCTTACTCGGTGCTTTAGCCGGTGGATGGGCTGCTGAACTATTACCTGTAAAAACAACAAAAATACTCGCGGCGGTAGGATTTACCTTTCTTGGCATTCGCTTGTGGTACAACTCTGAGTTATCTCACAACGAAGAAAACTAA
- the psb30 gene encoding photosystem II reaction center protein Ycf12/Psb30, which translates to MDVVSGIFEGLSTFQWETFFQLVSVALIMLAGPIIIFILAARGGNM; encoded by the coding sequence ATGGACGTTGTATCTGGAATTTTTGAGGGACTCAGCACTTTTCAATGGGAAACCTTTTTTCAGCTAGTCAGTGTTGCGCTGATCATGCTTGCTGGTCCAATTATTATCTTTATTTTGGCAGCACGCGGCGGCAATATGTAG
- a CDS encoding sugar O-acetyltransferase gives MNKSAREKMLANEPYIAIDPELESMHKKAQNLLHTFNVSLPEEREKRREIVQHLFGSVGQVFEVKPPFHCDYGCHIYAKENLYINYDCIILDCNKVYLGNNVLLAPKVQIYTAYHPLDPEMRRSGLEMAAPIAIGDDVWIGGGAIICPGVTIGNNTTIGAGSIVTKNIPANVVAAGNPCRIIRNL, from the coding sequence ATGAACAAATCAGCACGCGAGAAAATGTTGGCAAATGAGCCATACATCGCCATTGATCCTGAGCTTGAAAGTATGCACAAAAAAGCACAAAATCTCTTGCATACTTTCAATGTGTCACTTCCTGAGGAGCGCGAAAAACGGCGCGAGATTGTGCAACATCTTTTTGGATCAGTCGGTCAAGTTTTTGAGGTTAAGCCGCCCTTTCATTGCGATTATGGTTGTCACATTTATGCTAAAGAGAATTTATATATTAATTACGATTGCATTATCTTAGACTGCAATAAAGTTTATCTTGGTAACAATGTATTGCTTGCTCCTAAAGTACAAATCTACACAGCGTATCATCCTCTCGATCCAGAAATGAGAAGATCAGGTTTGGAGATGGCTGCACCGATCGCAATTGGCGATGACGTTTGGATCGGCGGTGGAGCAATTATTTGTCCAGGAGTCACAATTGGAAACAACACCACAATTGGCGCAGGAAGCATTGTTACCAAAAATATTCCTGCTAACGTCGTTGCAGCAGGAAATCCTTGTAGAATTATTAGAAACTTGTAG
- a CDS encoding AarF/ABC1/UbiB kinase family protein, with protein MNGKYYSSQLNEPVITPAMQVNDLTVVEERPSYHTVLPSVVEPETLRYDPVEIAEYFRHRPLEVLGRIFRVIFPILSFAFGLWWDRQRNRAVENQQRRAIQLRELLTRLGPAYIKIGQALSTRPDLVPPLYLEELTQLQDQLPPFPNEIAYQFIEEELGDRPENIYAELSPQPLAAASLGQVYKGKLKTGETVAVKVQRPDLRECITVDLYILRRIAAWANKNIKRVRSDLVAILDEFGYRIFEEMDYIQEGENAERFTQLYGHIKDIYVPKIYWQYTQRRVLTMEWIVGTKLTQAEAIRAQGIDARYLVEVGVQCSLRQLLEHGFFHADPHPGNLLATPDGKLAYLDFGMMSEIKPHQRYGLIEAIVHMVNRDFEGLAHDYVKLDFLTPDTDLTPIIPALARVFNNALGASVAELNIKNITDELSALMYEYPFRVPAYYALIIRSLVTLEGIAINIDPNFKVLSAAYPYVAKRLLTDPAPELRASLRDLLFRDGRFRWNRLENLLRNARSSQEYDFNQVLDQTIEFLSSERGAFIRNNLVDEIVKGIDALGQNTLHNVTSNLRDRILKAPLANRLAWAIEEAPNAPVEQEQTLEHIKRVWNILQETQGFDAAKIAPQIPQLLLKPELQRMGQQVASRLAQRAIARLIREVLVSPEPAYTNGQVKRPAIAPVPAKT; from the coding sequence ATGAACGGAAAATACTACTCTTCACAACTTAATGAGCCTGTAATTACTCCAGCTATGCAAGTAAATGACCTAACCGTCGTAGAGGAGCGACCATCATATCATACCGTTCTTCCCAGTGTTGTCGAACCAGAAACGCTGCGCTACGACCCTGTTGAAATAGCCGAATATTTTCGTCATAGACCACTCGAAGTCCTAGGGCGAATCTTCAGAGTCATATTTCCCATTCTCAGCTTTGCGTTCGGTTTATGGTGGGATCGCCAACGTAACCGCGCCGTCGAAAATCAACAGCGTCGGGCAATTCAGTTACGCGAACTGCTAACTCGCTTGGGACCTGCGTATATCAAAATTGGTCAAGCACTATCTACTCGACCTGATTTAGTTCCGCCATTATATTTAGAAGAGTTAACACAGCTACAAGACCAACTTCCGCCTTTCCCGAACGAAATTGCGTACCAATTCATCGAAGAAGAACTCGGCGATCGCCCCGAAAACATCTACGCCGAATTATCACCACAACCACTTGCGGCTGCTTCTTTAGGACAAGTTTACAAAGGCAAATTAAAAACAGGCGAAACAGTCGCCGTCAAAGTTCAACGCCCTGACTTACGCGAGTGCATCACCGTAGACCTTTATATATTACGCCGCATCGCAGCGTGGGCAAATAAGAATATCAAGCGCGTGCGCAGCGATTTAGTCGCGATTTTGGATGAATTCGGCTATCGCATTTTTGAAGAGATGGATTACATCCAAGAAGGCGAAAACGCCGAACGCTTCACCCAGCTTTACGGTCATATCAAAGATATCTACGTTCCCAAGATTTATTGGCAGTATACGCAGCGTCGCGTCCTGACGATGGAATGGATCGTCGGCACAAAGTTAACTCAAGCTGAAGCAATTCGCGCGCAAGGAATCGATGCGCGTTATCTCGTTGAAGTCGGCGTTCAATGTTCGCTACGCCAATTACTCGAACACGGCTTTTTCCACGCCGATCCGCATCCAGGTAACTTATTAGCGACTCCTGATGGCAAATTAGCATATCTCGACTTTGGCATGATGAGCGAGATTAAACCGCATCAACGCTATGGTTTGATCGAAGCGATCGTCCACATGGTTAACCGTGACTTTGAAGGTTTAGCCCACGATTATGTCAAACTCGACTTTTTGACTCCAGATACCGATTTAACTCCGATTATTCCAGCGTTAGCGCGTGTCTTTAACAATGCTTTAGGCGCGAGTGTTGCTGAATTAAATATTAAAAATATTACTGATGAGCTATCGGCGTTAATGTATGAGTATCCCTTCCGTGTCCCAGCGTACTATGCCTTGATTATTAGGTCGTTGGTAACGCTAGAAGGAATTGCGATTAACATCGACCCCAACTTTAAAGTTCTCAGTGCAGCTTATCCATACGTTGCGAAGCGGTTACTCACCGATCCAGCACCCGAATTACGCGCATCGTTACGCGATCTTCTATTTCGCGATGGTCGTTTCCGTTGGAATCGGTTAGAAAACTTATTACGCAACGCGCGTAGTAGCCAAGAATACGATTTCAATCAAGTTTTAGATCAAACAATCGAGTTTCTCTCATCCGAACGCGGTGCTTTTATTCGCAATAACCTCGTCGATGAAATTGTCAAAGGTATTGATGCTTTAGGTCAAAATACCTTACACAACGTCACAAGTAACCTACGCGATCGCATTCTCAAAGCGCCTCTAGCCAACCGCCTCGCGTGGGCAATTGAAGAAGCACCCAACGCCCCCGTTGAGCAAGAACAAACGCTAGAACACATTAAACGCGTGTGGAATATCCTACAAGAAACACAAGGCTTTGACGCCGCCAAAATCGCGCCCCAGATTCCACAACTTTTGTTGAAACCTGAATTACAACGCATGGGTCAACAAGTTGCTAGCCGTTTAGCCCAACGCGCGATCGCTCGTTTGATTCGAGAAGTATTAGTTTCGCCCGAACCAGCCTACACTAACGGTCAAGTTAAAAGACCTGCGATCGCTCCTGTTCCAGCTAAAACATAA
- the recJ gene encoding single-stranded-DNA-specific exonuclease RecJ yields the protein MLNRSNTKSSHRSQRLPTQRWQIYSEQTELAQKLAEATQLSPIVGQLLANRGIETLEQAQAFLEPESQILPSPLEEFSDLALSVELLHSAIAHQQKIAICGDYDADGMTSTALLLRSLRWLGANVDYAIPSRMHEGYGINQRIVEEFKREGVELILTVDNGISAYDAIAKARELDLKVIVTDHHDIPQQLPPANAILNPKLIPESSPYRGLAGVGVAYILAVSLAQKLGQIAGLVKPLLELFTLGTIADLAPLTGVNRRWVKRGLGLLPQSQLAGVQALIQVAGVQNNTNSAVNAKSLKPDDIGFRLGPRINAVGRIADPQIVIDLLTTDDMGIALERAMQCEQINQHRQQLCEQIEQEAIAYIEQNQIDLLEERVLVVVQADWHHGVIGIVASRLVERYGVPVFIGTYEDEHHIRGSARGIPEFHVFAALEFCQNLLGKFGGHKAAGGFSLPAENLTALRSRLREFAHQCLQVEHLKPLLKIDAQANLSQIDRQLYKQLDALHPCGIDNPNPLFWTANVEVVEQRIVGKGHIKLKLAHNERTQRFEVNAIAWRWGDYFPLPPRIDIAYCLRENTWNGNTTIELELVGVRLPTQPIKTASPSSKAVFYYNQRRYICGIFASSSTAELRIKNDQGQILAIAQGDSTGFLGTKRETAQQVDITRSHFHQLVIAAYTALNQLPK from the coding sequence GTGCTAAATCGCTCTAATACAAAATCGTCTCATCGTTCCCAGCGTCTACCAACTCAGCGCTGGCAAATTTATTCGGAACAAACGGAACTCGCCCAGAAGCTGGCTGAGGCTACCCAACTATCGCCGATTGTCGGTCAATTACTGGCTAATCGTGGTATAGAAACACTCGAACAAGCACAAGCATTTCTAGAACCCGAATCGCAAATCCTTCCTTCCCCCTTAGAGGAATTTTCCGATCTGGCGTTGAGTGTTGAGTTGTTGCACAGTGCGATCGCACATCAGCAAAAAATCGCAATTTGTGGCGACTACGACGCCGATGGAATGACAAGTACTGCGTTATTACTGCGATCGCTACGCTGGTTGGGTGCAAACGTTGATTACGCGATTCCTAGCCGGATGCACGAAGGCTATGGCATCAATCAGCGCATTGTGGAAGAATTCAAGCGTGAAGGCGTCGAGTTAATTCTCACCGTCGATAACGGGATTTCCGCTTACGATGCGATCGCCAAAGCTAGAGAACTCGATCTCAAAGTGATTGTCACCGATCATCACGACATCCCCCAACAACTACCCCCAGCTAACGCAATCCTTAACCCCAAACTCATTCCAGAATCTTCGCCATATCGCGGACTTGCAGGCGTGGGCGTTGCTTACATTCTGGCTGTCTCGCTGGCACAAAAATTAGGACAAATCGCCGGATTAGTCAAACCTCTGCTTGAGTTATTTACCCTCGGTACAATCGCAGATCTCGCCCCCTTAACCGGTGTTAATCGTCGCTGGGTAAAGCGTGGCTTAGGGTTACTTCCGCAATCACAACTAGCCGGAGTGCAAGCTTTAATTCAAGTTGCAGGCGTACAAAATAACACGAATAGCGCCGTCAATGCAAAATCGCTCAAGCCTGATGATATCGGTTTTCGTCTAGGTCCAAGAATTAATGCTGTAGGGCGCATTGCCGATCCGCAAATTGTCATAGATTTACTGACAACAGACGATATGGGAATTGCGCTAGAACGCGCGATGCAGTGCGAACAAATTAATCAGCATCGTCAACAATTATGCGAACAAATCGAACAAGAAGCGATCGCCTATATTGAACAAAACCAAATCGATTTACTAGAAGAACGCGTTTTAGTCGTTGTGCAAGCCGATTGGCATCATGGTGTTATCGGGATCGTTGCATCGCGCTTAGTCGAACGCTACGGCGTTCCTGTGTTTATTGGTACGTATGAAGACGAACATCATATTCGTGGTTCCGCGCGAGGAATTCCCGAATTTCATGTTTTTGCCGCTTTAGAGTTTTGTCAAAACTTATTAGGTAAATTTGGCGGACACAAAGCTGCTGGGGGCTTTTCTTTACCTGCGGAAAACTTAACCGCGCTGCGATCGCGGTTGCGGGAATTTGCCCATCAATGCTTGCAAGTTGAACACCTCAAGCCACTGCTCAAAATTGATGCACAAGCAAACTTAAGTCAAATTGATCGTCAACTTTACAAGCAATTAGACGCGCTGCATCCTTGCGGTATTGATAATCCTAATCCGCTATTTTGGACAGCAAATGTCGAGGTTGTCGAACAGCGAATTGTCGGTAAAGGACACATCAAACTGAAACTAGCACACAATGAACGTACGCAGCGGTTTGAGGTGAATGCGATCGCCTGGAGATGGGGCGATTATTTTCCACTACCACCACGCATCGATATTGCCTACTGCTTGCGCGAAAATACCTGGAACGGTAACACAACAATTGAACTTGAATTAGTTGGCGTGCGCCTACCAACACAACCCATTAAAACCGCATCGCCATCTTCAAAAGCTGTATTCTATTACAATCAACGCCGTTATATCTGTGGCATATTTGCAAGTAGTTCAACGGCTGAATTGCGCATAAAAAACGATCAAGGTCAAATATTGGCGATCGCGCAAGGAGATTCCACAGGATTTTTAGGTACGAAGCGCGAAACAGCCCAACAAGTTGATATCACGCGATCGCACTTTCACCAATTAGTCATCGCCGCGTATACTGCTTTAAATCAGTTACCTAAGTGA
- a CDS encoding TMEM165/GDT1 family protein: MTETQSHSASAQSSWTVFATTFVTIFLAEFGDKTQLSTLLMSAESQSPWIVFSGAAVAMVITSLLGVLLGCWIATRIAPRTVEKLASASLLLISMMLLWDVVQ; encoded by the coding sequence ATAACGGAGACACAATCGCATTCAGCTTCCGCGCAATCTTCATGGACAGTATTCGCAACAACCTTCGTCACGATATTTTTAGCCGAGTTTGGCGATAAAACACAACTATCCACGCTCTTGATGAGTGCTGAATCTCAATCTCCTTGGATTGTCTTTAGTGGCGCAGCGGTAGCAATGGTCATCACAAGTTTACTAGGTGTTCTCTTAGGGTGCTGGATTGCAACTCGCATTGCACCCCGAACTGTAGAAAAACTTGCAAGTGCTAGTTTACTCTTGATTTCCATGATGCTGCTTTGGGACGTCGTGCAGTAG